The following proteins are co-located in the Zonotrichia leucophrys gambelii isolate GWCS_2022_RI unplaced genomic scaffold, RI_Zleu_2.0 Scaffold_638_29103, whole genome shotgun sequence genome:
- the LOC135441890 gene encoding olfactory receptor 14C36-like encodes MSNSSSIQHFLLLALADTRQLQLLHFCLLLGISLAALLGNGLIISAAACGHHLHTPMSFFLLNLALSDLGSICTTVPKAMHNSLWDTRDISYAGCAAQVFLIFFFLTTEIYLLTIMCYDRYVSICKPLHYETLLGSRACAHMVAAAWASGFLHALMHTANTFSLPLCHGNALGQFFCEVPQILKLSCSQSNLRELGLIVISAFLAFGCFVFIVFSYVQIFRAVLRIPSEQGRHKAFSTCLPHLAVVSLFISTSFFTYLKPPSISSPSLDLSLSALYSVVPPALNPLIYSLRNQELRAAVWRLMTCCFQKH; translated from the coding sequence atgtccaacagcagctccatccaacacttcctcctgctggcattggcagacacgcggcagctgcagctcctgcacttctgcctcttgctgggcatctccctggctgccctcctgggcaacggcctcatcatcagcgccgcagcctgcggccaccacctgcacacgcccatgtccttcttcctgctcaacctggccctcagcgacctgggctccatctgcaccactgtccccaaagccatgcacaattccctctgggacaccagggacatctcctacgCTGGATGTGCAGCCCAAgtctttctgattttcttctttcttacaACAGAGATTTatctcctgaccatcatgtgctacgaccgctatgtgtccatctgcaaacccctgcactacgagaccctcctgggcagcagagcttgtgcccacatggtagcagctgcctgggccagtggctttCTCCATGCTCTgatgcacacagccaatacattttccctgcccctgtgccatggcaatgccctgggccagtttTTCTGTGAGGTGCCCCAGATCCTCAAACTTTCCTGCTCACAATCCaacctcagggaacttgggctcATTGTGATTAGTGCCTTTTTAGcatttggctgttttgtgttcattgttttctcctatgtgcagatcttcagggctgtgctgaggatcccctctgagcagggacggcacaaagccttttccacctgcctccctcacctggccgtggtctcTCTGTTCATCAGCACCTCATTTTTTacctacctgaagcccccctccatctcctccccatccctggatctgtcATTGTCAGctctgtactcggtggtgcctccagccctgaaccccctcatctacagcctgaggaaccaggagctcagggctgcagtgtggagactgatgacttgttgctttcagaaacattaa